In the Pseudothauera hydrothermalis genome, one interval contains:
- a CDS encoding sensor domain-containing diguanylate cyclase — MSIWALSVLGARALSPDSGFGELVATLLVGLFGGVAGYFGFEARAPGALPRPALGVDPIAHAAADRGPLTGLEANSLAALRRFREVAEGVHGVEALFDTDLRLEWISPSIQRLTARTPGECLAAERFVDFLVYDSDRRYCQHAMQQVLASGQGRDFEMRLVQENGQVRWIASHWRPVFREDGVVAGLHLSAEDIQGRKEAEYKLLETVAQLRRAQALSENYLKRSNDERQRLSALLNVIRLGILFMDRDHRVLYYNRAMLDIWRLPAQESLIGVRDVVLESRVVGLLESPEAYFSHIRKVVAQYEVSEPFEIHLKDGRVLTDVSAVVEDGTRGRHGIGRVWIYEDITEQRNAERKLAALAERDPLTNLFNRRRFHEELERMLADAARRAVKVGLLAIDLDGFKPINDEFGHQAGDQVLVTLARAVGGIIRRNELFFRVGGDEFCVLVPDADAEDLTGLARRIVEGIGALRFVFSGRPASLTASLGLALYPDHASHGEALIAAADRAMYQAKNSGRNRWCIAEKPEGESARISALQPDQPQTGEQ; from the coding sequence ATGTCGATATGGGCGCTGAGTGTGCTGGGCGCGCGCGCGTTGAGTCCGGATAGCGGATTTGGCGAGCTGGTCGCGACGTTGCTGGTCGGGCTGTTTGGGGGTGTGGCGGGTTATTTTGGGTTCGAAGCGCGCGCACCTGGTGCGCTGCCCCGGCCTGCGCTCGGGGTCGATCCGATTGCGCACGCCGCGGCAGACCGAGGCCCGCTGACCGGCCTAGAGGCCAATTCTCTGGCGGCGCTGCGCAGGTTCCGCGAAGTGGCCGAAGGCGTGCATGGGGTGGAAGCCTTGTTCGACACCGATCTGCGCCTGGAATGGATCAGCCCGTCGATTCAGCGTCTGACCGCCCGCACACCGGGTGAATGTCTGGCGGCCGAGCGTTTCGTCGATTTTCTGGTCTATGACTCGGATCGCCGATACTGTCAGCACGCGATGCAGCAGGTGCTGGCAAGCGGACAGGGACGAGACTTCGAGATGCGCCTGGTGCAGGAAAACGGACAGGTGCGTTGGATTGCCAGCCATTGGCGCCCGGTGTTTCGGGAAGACGGCGTCGTGGCCGGTTTGCATTTGTCCGCCGAGGACATCCAAGGGCGTAAGGAGGCCGAGTACAAGCTGCTGGAAACCGTCGCGCAGTTGCGTCGTGCGCAGGCGCTGTCGGAAAACTATCTCAAGCGTAGCAACGATGAGCGCCAGCGCCTGTCGGCATTGCTCAACGTCATCCGCCTGGGCATTTTGTTCATGGACCGTGATCATCGGGTGCTCTATTACAACCGCGCCATGCTCGACATCTGGCGCTTGCCGGCGCAAGAGAGCCTGATCGGAGTGCGCGATGTGGTGTTGGAAAGTCGCGTGGTCGGCTTGCTCGAATCGCCGGAAGCGTACTTTTCGCATATCCGCAAGGTGGTCGCGCAATACGAGGTCAGCGAACCTTTCGAGATCCATCTGAAAGACGGCAGGGTGCTCACCGATGTGTCGGCGGTGGTCGAAGATGGCACCCGCGGGCGGCATGGTATTGGTCGGGTGTGGATCTATGAGGACATTACCGAACAGCGCAACGCTGAACGCAAGCTGGCGGCGCTGGCCGAGCGCGATCCGCTGACCAATCTCTTTAACCGCAGGCGGTTTCATGAGGAGCTCGAGCGTATGCTGGCCGATGCCGCCCGCCGCGCGGTAAAGGTGGGTCTGCTGGCGATCGATCTGGATGGTTTCAAACCGATCAACGACGAATTCGGCCACCAAGCCGGTGATCAGGTGTTGGTGACATTGGCGCGCGCGGTGGGCGGCATCATTCGCCGCAACGAATTGTTTTTCCGCGTGGGCGGCGACGAGTTCTGTGTGCTGGTGCCGGATGCGGATGCAGAAGATTTGACCGGACTTGCTAGACGCATCGTTGAAGGCATCGGCGCGCTGCGTTTCGTCTTTTCCGGCCGACCGGCCAGCTTGACCGCCAGCTTGGGGCTGGCCCTGTATCCGGATCACGCCAGTCACGGCGAAGCGCTGATCGCTGCCGCCGACCGCGCGATGTACCAGGCGAAAAACAGCGGACGCAACCGTTGGTGCATCGCCGAAAAGCCCGAAGGTGAATCGGCTAGAATATCGGCCTTGCAACCGGATCAACCCCAAACAGGAGAACAGTGA
- a CDS encoding oxidative damage protection protein, with the protein MARMVNCIKLGREAEGLDRPPIPGELGKRIFDNVSKEAWQQWVKYQTMLINENRLNLMDPKARKYLSEQMEKHFFGGGADRIGGYVPPAG; encoded by the coding sequence ATGGCCCGGATGGTCAATTGCATCAAGCTCGGCCGCGAGGCGGAAGGTCTGGACCGGCCGCCGATCCCCGGCGAACTCGGCAAGCGCATCTTCGATAACGTCTCCAAAGAGGCGTGGCAACAGTGGGTCAAGTACCAGACCATGTTGATCAACGAAAACCGCCTCAATCTGATGGACCCCAAGGCTCGTAAATACTTGTCCGAGCAGATGGAAAAACATTTTTTCGGTGGCGGCGCGGATCGGATTGGTGGCTATGTTCCGCCAGCAGGCTGA
- the phoU gene encoding phosphate signaling complex protein PhoU, with product MTEHIYKQFDADLEAIRTGVLRMGGLVESQLNNAFTGLRTADKALIEKVIAGDHRINLLEVEIDEACSQLIAKRQPAASDLRAVLGAMKTVTDLERIGDEAKKVAKSARRLHSGDLPYSPKVDLGHPAALAQDMLRKALDSYARGDVTLAPEIARQDEEIDTCFEAVTRQLITYMMEDPRTISNSLETLFIAKSLERIGDHAVNISEYVIYMAHGRDVRYAGAEAVEQEAAKDRGKSKPGS from the coding sequence ATGACCGAACACATCTACAAGCAATTTGACGCCGACCTCGAAGCCATCCGCACCGGGGTGTTGCGCATGGGCGGCTTGGTGGAGAGCCAGCTCAACAACGCTTTCACCGGTTTGCGCACCGCCGACAAGGCGCTCATCGAAAAGGTCATTGCCGGCGACCACCGCATCAATCTGCTGGAAGTGGAAATCGACGAAGCCTGCAGCCAACTGATTGCCAAACGCCAGCCCGCAGCCAGCGACTTGCGCGCGGTACTAGGTGCCATGAAAACGGTCACCGATCTGGAGCGCATCGGCGACGAGGCCAAAAAGGTCGCCAAATCGGCTCGTCGGCTGCATTCCGGAGACTTGCCGTACTCGCCCAAAGTCGACCTTGGCCACCCTGCCGCACTGGCTCAGGACATGCTGCGTAAGGCGCTGGACAGCTATGCGCGCGGCGACGTCACGCTGGCGCCCGAGATCGCGCGCCAGGACGAAGAAATCGACACCTGCTTCGAGGCGGTGACCCGCCAGCTCATCACCTACATGATGGAAGACCCGCGCACCATCTCGAACAGTCTGGAGACCTTGTTCATCGCCAAATCACTGGAGCGCATCGGCGACCATGCGGTGAATATCTCTGAATACGTGATCTATATGGCTCATGGTCGCGATGTGCGCTATGCCGGGGCCGAGGCGGTCGAGCAGGAAGCCGCCAAAGACCGCGGCAAGAGCAAACCGGGCAGCTAG
- the rpiA gene encoding ribose-5-phosphate isomerase RpiA: protein MTQDELKKAAALAALNELPDGAVIGVGTGSTVNYFIDGLARIKSRIAGAVSSSEASSARLRAHGIEPIALTEIDHLPVYVDGADEIDGNFAMIKGGGGALTREKIVAAVAERFICICDESKKVSTLGRFPLPVEVIPMAVRYVARELGALGGTPKLREGFITDNGNLILDVHGLIIDDPVALETAINQITGVVTNGLFARRGADLLLLATPTGVQRHRRD from the coding sequence ATGACCCAGGACGAACTCAAGAAAGCCGCGGCACTGGCCGCGTTGAATGAGCTGCCCGACGGCGCGGTGATCGGCGTTGGCACCGGCTCCACTGTCAATTACTTTATCGACGGACTGGCACGCATCAAGTCGCGCATTGCCGGAGCGGTATCCAGCTCAGAAGCCAGTTCGGCACGGTTGCGCGCGCACGGTATCGAGCCGATCGCGCTGACCGAAATCGACCACCTGCCGGTCTATGTGGACGGCGCGGATGAGATCGACGGCAATTTTGCGATGATCAAAGGTGGCGGTGGCGCGCTGACCCGCGAGAAAATCGTCGCTGCGGTCGCCGAGCGCTTCATATGCATTTGCGATGAAAGCAAGAAGGTATCCACATTGGGGCGTTTCCCGCTGCCGGTGGAGGTCATCCCGATGGCCGTGCGCTATGTCGCCCGGGAGCTTGGCGCGTTGGGCGGCACGCCCAAATTGCGGGAGGGCTTCATCACCGACAACGGCAATCTGATCCTGGATGTGCATGGACTTATCATCGACGATCCGGTCGCGCTGGAAACGGCGATCAACCAAATCACTGGCGTAGTCACCAACGGCCTGTTCGCCCGCCGGGGCGCCGATTTGTTGCTGCTGGCCACCCCGACCGGGGTTCAGCGCCACCGGCGCGACTGA
- a CDS encoding ferritin-like domain-containing protein, translating into MRVRSVHQAALQALMCVAPDDKCRATDTLLADWRSGALAVLSACNDPVPIYEPGRPRRPELVPPQQVPLRKAGSVEGHAALLHAIAHIEFNAINLALDCVHRFRALPADFHDGWLVVAAEEAYHFRLVRERLRALGFDYGDFPAHNGLWEMACKTAHDPLARMALVPRVLEARGLDATPPIMAKLRAIGDRDSVAVLEIILRDEIGHVALGDRWFRILCAERGLEPEATYLKLIDAFDAPRPRPPLHVEARRAAGFSEAELAGLGAQAPATTRRQ; encoded by the coding sequence ATGCGGGTTAGATCGGTCCACCAAGCCGCGCTGCAAGCGCTGATGTGCGTCGCACCGGACGACAAGTGCCGGGCAACCGATACGCTGCTGGCCGATTGGCGCTCCGGTGCGCTGGCAGTGCTGTCGGCGTGCAACGATCCGGTGCCGATATACGAACCGGGCCGGCCGCGACGTCCTGAGTTGGTGCCACCTCAACAGGTGCCCCTGCGCAAGGCCGGCTCGGTGGAAGGCCACGCCGCGTTGCTGCACGCGATCGCGCATATCGAGTTCAATGCGATCAACCTGGCGCTCGATTGTGTGCACCGTTTCCGTGCGCTACCGGCCGACTTTCACGACGGCTGGCTGGTGGTGGCGGCCGAGGAAGCCTATCACTTCCGCCTGGTGCGCGAGCGTCTGCGCGCGCTGGGTTTCGACTATGGCGATTTCCCGGCGCACAACGGCCTGTGGGAGATGGCCTGCAAGACCGCGCACGATCCGCTGGCGCGCATGGCGCTGGTGCCACGGGTGCTGGAAGCCCGTGGGCTGGATGCCACCCCGCCGATCATGGCCAAGCTGCGGGCCATCGGCGACCGTGACAGCGTGGCGGTGCTGGAGATCATCCTGCGCGACGAGATCGGCCACGTGGCGCTGGGCGACCGCTGGTTTCGCATCCTGTGCGCCGAGCGCGGGCTGGAGCCGGAGGCAACTTACCTGAAGCTGATCGATGCGTTCGATGCGCCACGGCCGCGGCCGCCCCTGCATGTCGAGGCGCGGCGCGCGGCCGGTTTCAGCGAGGCGGAACTGGCGGGCTTGGGCGCGCAGGCGCCTGCAACCACCCGTCGGCAATAG
- the ccsB gene encoding c-type cytochrome biogenesis protein CcsB, with the protein MELAQTVRTPSGVLRNRDLFDWLYALALIVGAGIALAHYSAFMDVYDDIILVLHVPVLIAIGWHWKPFRAFLAAVATLSLASIWLYQDDLARAEQVFLLKYLISSQTAIMWMSALYFMATGAYWLGLLARSDFGEKTGSALLWVGTTMGTAGLFVRWYESYLIGPEIGHIPISNLYEVFVLFSLITALLYLYYELRYNTRRMGAFVMVVISAAVAFLLWYAFSRGAHEIQPLIPALQSYWMKVHVPTNFVGYGAFALAAMVGVAHLLVERGILASRLPAPRVLEDVMYKAIAIGFAFFTIATILGALWAAEAWGTYWQWDPKETWALIVWLNYAAWLHMRLTKGLRGSLLAWWAVVGLLITTFAFLGVNMFLSGLHSYGNL; encoded by the coding sequence ATGGAACTCGCACAAACCGTCCGGACGCCGTCCGGCGTGCTTCGCAACCGCGATCTCTTCGACTGGCTCTACGCGCTGGCGCTCATCGTCGGTGCCGGCATTGCCCTGGCACACTACAGCGCCTTCATGGATGTCTACGACGACATCATCCTCGTTCTGCACGTACCCGTGCTGATCGCCATCGGCTGGCACTGGAAGCCTTTCCGCGCTTTCCTGGCGGCAGTCGCCACCCTGTCGCTGGCCAGCATCTGGCTCTACCAGGACGATCTGGCCCGCGCCGAGCAGGTTTTCCTGCTCAAGTACCTGATCTCCAGCCAGACCGCGATCATGTGGATGAGCGCGCTGTACTTCATGGCCACCGGCGCCTACTGGCTGGGCCTTTTGGCGCGCTCGGACTTTGGCGAGAAAACCGGCTCTGCATTGCTGTGGGTGGGCACCACGATGGGTACCGCCGGCCTGTTCGTGCGCTGGTACGAGTCCTATCTGATCGGCCCGGAGATCGGCCATATTCCGATCAGCAATTTGTACGAGGTCTTCGTCCTCTTCAGCCTGATCACCGCCCTGCTCTACCTTTATTACGAGCTGCGCTACAACACCCGCCGCATGGGCGCTTTCGTCATGGTGGTGATCTCGGCGGCGGTGGCCTTTCTGCTGTGGTACGCGTTCTCGCGCGGCGCCCACGAAATCCAGCCGCTGATCCCGGCGCTGCAGTCCTACTGGATGAAGGTGCACGTGCCCACCAACTTCGTCGGCTACGGCGCTTTCGCGCTGGCGGCCATGGTCGGCGTGGCGCACCTGCTGGTCGAACGCGGCATCCTCGCCTCCCGCTTGCCCGCCCCGCGGGTGCTGGAAGACGTGATGTACAAGGCCATCGCCATCGGCTTTGCTTTCTTCACCATCGCCACCATCCTCGGCGCGCTGTGGGCGGCCGAGGCCTGGGGCACCTACTGGCAGTGGGACCCGAAGGAGACCTGGGCGCTGATCGTCTGGCTGAATTACGCCGCCTGGCTGCACATGCGCCTGACCAAAGGCTTGCGTGGATCGCTGCTCGCCTGGTGGGCAGTGGTCGGATTACTGATCACCACCTTCGCATTCCTCGGCGTCAATATGTTCCTGTCGGGTCTGCACTCCTACGGCAACCTGTAA
- a CDS encoding cytochrome c biogenesis protein ResB has product MQRSTSKALFELLSSMRFAISLLTVLAIASVIGTVVKQNEPFNAYLNQFGPFWFPIFEKLGLYAVYNAGWFLVILAFLVISTSLCILRQSAPMLREMRSFREHAREVSLQQFAHRAELPGGLPTAEAQARVTAYLAHSGFASRIDMRPDGVLIAAKQGSAGRSGYFLAHGAIVLICIGGLLDGNLPLKLQMWLGDKHPTSGNQLIVDIPASARLDETNWSYRGNMFIPEGRSTNVAVLNVGDGILLQALPFSISLKKFHIDHYENGMPKRFASDIVVTDQASGESFAHTIEVNRPLEYRGVSIYQASFDDGGSLLKIAGRNMLTGAAMPVLNIEGRVGETLQLKHPRFSYALELTGFTPFNVEDMGERAPSQDDGIAGLTRHLGSGARTGDDRRDFRNIGPSFTFKLRDEAGQAREFKNYMLPIQVDGRWYLYTGTRASQAEAFRFLRLPVDEDGRIDTWFAIRDLVFDPSQRQRLAIRFAQASLNEHQQRSDTHARLIETAVNTLALFGERGYESIGTFIEKSIPPAERERAAEVFVRILQGIVWEAWQLAREQAGMTPVSIDEARAAYLRDTMAALSDSLFYDAPLYLQLTGYEQVQATVLQVTRSPGKPLVYIGSLLLVLGVFAMLYIRERRLFVLLKHDGNGLVTMSSNRKAIDVDETFERHVSALRALLDPAAGAADATLRGH; this is encoded by the coding sequence ATGCAACGCAGCACTTCCAAAGCGCTGTTCGAACTGCTCAGTTCGATGCGCTTCGCCATCAGCCTGCTCACCGTGCTGGCAATCGCCTCGGTGATCGGCACCGTGGTCAAACAAAACGAGCCCTTCAACGCTTATCTCAATCAGTTCGGCCCGTTCTGGTTTCCGATCTTCGAAAAACTGGGGCTGTATGCGGTCTACAACGCCGGCTGGTTTCTAGTGATCCTGGCCTTTCTGGTGATCTCCACCAGCCTGTGCATCCTGCGCCAGAGCGCGCCGATGCTGCGCGAGATGCGCAGCTTCCGCGAGCATGCCCGGGAGGTCTCGCTGCAACAGTTCGCGCATCGGGCTGAATTGCCCGGTGGGCTGCCGACCGCCGAGGCGCAAGCGCGGGTAACCGCTTACCTTGCGCACAGCGGCTTTGCATCACGGATCGACATGCGCCCGGACGGCGTGCTGATTGCCGCAAAACAAGGCAGCGCGGGACGCAGCGGGTATTTCCTGGCGCACGGCGCGATCGTACTGATTTGCATCGGCGGCCTGCTCGACGGCAATTTGCCGCTCAAGCTCCAGATGTGGCTGGGCGACAAACACCCCACCTCGGGCAACCAGCTCATCGTCGACATCCCTGCCTCCGCCCGTCTGGACGAGACCAACTGGAGCTATCGCGGCAATATGTTCATTCCGGAGGGGCGCTCGACCAATGTGGCGGTACTCAATGTCGGCGACGGCATTCTCCTGCAAGCGCTACCCTTTAGCATATCGCTGAAGAAGTTTCACATCGACCATTACGAAAACGGCATGCCCAAGCGCTTTGCCAGCGATATCGTGGTCACCGATCAGGCTAGCGGCGAGTCTTTCGCGCACACCATCGAAGTCAACCGTCCGCTGGAGTACCGCGGGGTGTCGATCTACCAAGCCAGCTTCGACGATGGCGGCTCGCTGCTCAAGATCGCCGGGCGCAACATGCTCACCGGCGCAGCCATGCCGGTACTCAATATCGAGGGCCGGGTAGGCGAAACCCTGCAACTGAAGCACCCACGCTTCAGCTATGCGCTGGAGCTGACCGGATTCACGCCTTTTAACGTCGAAGACATGGGCGAGCGCGCCCCATCGCAAGACGACGGGATTGCGGGTTTGACCCGGCACCTGGGTAGTGGCGCACGCACCGGCGACGACCGGCGTGATTTTCGCAACATCGGTCCAAGCTTCACCTTCAAGCTGCGCGACGAGGCCGGCCAGGCGCGTGAGTTCAAAAACTACATGCTGCCGATCCAGGTCGACGGACGCTGGTATCTATACACCGGCACCCGTGCTTCGCAAGCGGAAGCGTTCCGTTTTCTGCGTCTGCCGGTGGATGAGGACGGCCGGATCGACACCTGGTTTGCGATTCGTGACCTCGTCTTCGACCCCTCGCAGCGTCAACGACTGGCCATCCGTTTTGCCCAGGCCAGTCTGAACGAACACCAACAGCGCAGCGACACCCATGCGCGCCTGATCGAGACTGCGGTCAATACGCTCGCACTGTTTGGCGAACGCGGTTACGAGAGCATCGGTACGTTCATCGAGAAAAGCATTCCGCCAGCCGAGCGCGAACGCGCCGCCGAAGTGTTCGTGCGCATTCTTCAGGGCATCGTTTGGGAGGCTTGGCAACTGGCGCGCGAGCAGGCGGGGATGACACCGGTCAGCATCGACGAAGCACGCGCCGCCTACCTGCGCGACACCATGGCCGCACTGTCCGACAGCCTGTTCTACGACGCGCCGCTGTATCTGCAATTGACCGGCTATGAACAGGTGCAAGCCACGGTATTGCAGGTCACCCGTTCGCCCGGCAAGCCATTGGTATATATCGGTTCGCTGTTGCTCGTGCTCGGTGTTTTTGCCATGCTCTACATCCGCGAGCGACGCCTTTTCGTGCTGCTCAAGCATGATGGAAACGGACTGGTGACGATGTCGTCCAACCGCAAGGCGATCGATGTAGATGAGACCTTCGAGCGCCATGTCAGCGCACTGCGCGCCCTGCTCGACCCGGCGGCCGGCGCCGCCGATGCCACCCTACGAGGACACTGA
- a CDS encoding c-type cytochrome yields the protein MIKRSLLLSLLLVGGSLQAQEQAPDLAKAKQIAETICAACHGADGNSQLAANPKIAGQIKEYLAKQLTEFKSGTRQDPAMSAMAALVPDEDIPAVAAYFAGQTLQPEATKNLETVELGRKIWRAGIAEKGVPACAACHGPAGAGMPAQYPRLSGQFAEYTTLQLQKFRDGGRANDPNQMMRMIALKMTDAEMRAVADYAAGLR from the coding sequence ATGATCAAGCGTTCCCTGCTGCTCTCGCTGCTGCTGGTCGGAGGCAGCCTCCAGGCCCAGGAGCAGGCCCCCGATCTCGCCAAGGCGAAACAGATCGCCGAAACCATTTGCGCAGCCTGTCACGGGGCCGACGGCAACAGCCAGCTTGCGGCCAACCCCAAGATCGCAGGGCAGATCAAAGAGTACCTTGCCAAGCAACTGACCGAATTCAAATCCGGCACCCGCCAGGACCCGGCAATGAGCGCCATGGCCGCGCTGGTACCCGATGAAGACATCCCCGCGGTGGCGGCCTATTTTGCCGGCCAAACCTTGCAACCGGAAGCGACCAAAAATCTCGAAACCGTGGAACTTGGCCGCAAAATCTGGCGCGCCGGCATTGCCGAAAAAGGCGTACCGGCCTGTGCGGCCTGCCACGGCCCCGCCGGCGCCGGCATGCCTGCGCAGTATCCGCGCCTGTCCGGTCAGTTCGCCGAATACACCACGCTCCAGTTGCAAAAATTCCGCGATGGCGGCCGAGCCAACGACCCCAACCAAATGATGCGCATGATCGCGCTCAAGATGACCGACGCCGAAATGCGCGCGGTGGCCGATTACGCCGCCGGCCTGCGCTGA
- the yihA gene encoding ribosome biogenesis GTP-binding protein YihA/YsxC, giving the protein MSIFRNATFETSVAQHAALPVGKGPEIAFAGRSNAGKSSAINTLAGHTRLAYVSRTPGRTQLINFFRLNCGAALVDLPGYGYAQVPEAVRRQWQGLLENYLKRRENLIGLVLIMDARHPLTPLDRAMIEWFSPTDKPMHVMLTKSDKLSRNEANKTLFAVRNALVPLGERVTIQLFSSLKKTGVAECEAVVAGWLGLAPSGGQ; this is encoded by the coding sequence ATGTCAATTTTTCGCAACGCAACATTCGAAACCTCGGTCGCGCAGCATGCCGCGCTCCCGGTCGGCAAGGGGCCGGAAATCGCTTTCGCCGGTCGCTCCAATGCGGGTAAATCCAGCGCAATCAATACGCTTGCCGGGCATACGCGACTGGCATATGTTTCGCGCACGCCCGGGCGCACCCAGCTGATCAATTTTTTCCGCCTCAACTGCGGTGCGGCACTGGTGGATTTGCCGGGGTATGGGTATGCGCAGGTGCCGGAAGCGGTGCGCCGGCAATGGCAGGGTTTGCTCGAAAACTATCTGAAAAGGCGTGAAAATCTGATTGGCCTGGTGCTGATCATGGATGCCCGCCATCCATTGACACCGCTCGATCGGGCGATGATCGAGTGGTTTTCGCCCACCGACAAGCCGATGCACGTCATGCTGACCAAAAGTGACAAACTGTCGCGTAACGAAGCGAACAAAACCTTGTTTGCGGTGCGCAATGCGCTGGTCCCGCTGGGCGAGCGGGTAACCATCCAGCTGTTCTCCAGTCTGAAAAAAACCGGCGTGGCCGAATGTGAGGCGGTCGTGGCTGGCTGGCTGGGGCTGGCGCCGTCGGGCGGGCAATAA
- the hemB gene encoding porphobilinogen synthase, with translation MRPTGAFPLTRMRRMRRDDFSRRLMRESTLSVDDLIYPVFVLDGMSRSEPVASMPGVERVSIDRLLSVAEQALELGVPAVALFPVIDVKLKSALAEEAWNPEGLVPRTVRALKERFPELGVITDVALDPYTSHGQDGLIDPNDPRGYVMNDETLEALARQARCHAQAGADVVAPSDMMDGRVGRIRAELDAAGHIHTRILAYSAKYASSFYGPFRDAVGSAANLGKGNKYTYQMDPANSDEAIREVALDIAEGADMFMVKPGMPYLDIVRRVKTELQVPTYVYQVSGEYAMLKAAAANGWLDGEACMLESLLAFKRAGADGILTYFALDAARSLKRRT, from the coding sequence ATGCGTCCTACTGGAGCATTCCCCCTCACCCGCATGCGGCGGATGCGTCGCGACGATTTTTCCCGCCGACTGATGCGTGAATCGACCCTTAGTGTCGATGATTTGATTTATCCGGTGTTCGTGCTCGATGGTATGAGCCGCAGTGAGCCGGTGGCGTCAATGCCTGGCGTGGAGCGTGTCAGCATCGACCGCCTGTTGTCCGTGGCCGAGCAGGCGCTGGAACTTGGCGTGCCGGCGGTGGCGCTTTTTCCGGTCATCGACGTCAAACTGAAGAGCGCGCTCGCCGAGGAAGCGTGGAACCCGGAAGGGCTGGTGCCGCGGACGGTGCGCGCACTCAAAGAGCGTTTTCCGGAACTGGGGGTGATCACCGATGTGGCGCTCGACCCTTATACCAGTCATGGGCAGGACGGGCTGATCGATCCCAACGATCCACGTGGCTACGTGATGAACGACGAGACGTTGGAGGCGCTGGCCCGCCAGGCGCGCTGTCATGCCCAGGCCGGCGCCGATGTGGTGGCGCCGTCCGACATGATGGATGGGCGTGTGGGCCGCATCCGCGCCGAGCTGGATGCCGCAGGCCACATCCACACCCGCATTCTGGCCTACTCGGCCAAATACGCCTCCAGCTTCTACGGCCCGTTCCGCGACGCGGTGGGCTCGGCGGCCAATCTCGGCAAAGGCAACAAATATACCTACCAGATGGATCCGGCCAATTCGGACGAGGCGATCCGCGAGGTGGCGCTGGATATTGCCGAGGGCGCCGACATGTTCATGGTCAAACCCGGTATGCCTTATCTTGACATTGTGCGGCGGGTGAAGACCGAGCTGCAGGTGCCGACCTATGTCTATCAGGTCAGCGGCGAATATGCCATGCTAAAGGCCGCGGCGGCAAACGGCTGGCTGGACGGCGAAGCGTGCATGTTGGAAAGTCTGCTGGCCTTCAAACGCGCCGGCGCAGACGGCATTCTGACCTATTTTGCGCTGGATGCCGCGCGCAGTCTGAAACGTCGCACGTGA
- a CDS encoding GNAT family N-acetyltransferase, with translation MNTAFLRSSGTVPGCVLRPLQPSDLPAVLRLQARAYPPAYHERAEVFATRLALAPGGCWIAERGGEAAGYVIAHPWQDAQPPDLHAPLSMSSAPQGDIAFLHDMAVCPQARGIGLAQGLFRKVRAWAICQELSAIVLVSLPDARAFWQRLGFVDHARTVSAGYGAGACCMRLALSAK, from the coding sequence GTGAACACCGCCTTTTTGCGCTCGTCCGGTACTGTGCCGGGATGCGTTCTGCGCCCTTTGCAGCCATCCGATTTGCCGGCGGTGCTGCGCCTGCAAGCGCGGGCCTACCCGCCTGCCTACCATGAAAGGGCTGAAGTGTTCGCCACCCGGTTGGCGCTGGCGCCGGGTGGCTGCTGGATTGCCGAGCGCGGTGGCGAGGCTGCCGGGTACGTGATTGCGCATCCTTGGCAAGACGCCCAGCCGCCCGACCTTCATGCACCGTTGAGTATGTCCAGCGCACCGCAGGGCGACATCGCGTTCCTGCACGACATGGCGGTGTGCCCGCAGGCGCGGGGTATCGGGCTGGCGCAGGGGCTGTTTCGCAAGGTGAGGGCCTGGGCGATATGTCAGGAGCTGTCGGCCATTGTCCTGGTGTCGTTGCCGGATGCCCGCGCGTTTTGGCAACGCTTGGGTTTTGTTGACCACGCGCGAACGGTGTCAGCCGGTTACGGCGCCGGGGCGTGCTGCATGCGCTTGGCGCTGTCAGCGAAGTAG